In Coregonus clupeaformis isolate EN_2021a chromosome 15, ASM2061545v1, whole genome shotgun sequence, one genomic interval encodes:
- the LOC121582845 gene encoding sorting nexin-18-like: MAFRARALYDFSSENPGEISITENEVVTLYSEQDIEGWLEGANSRGETGLFPASYVEILKNESSDISSNNNVMSADHDQPHSPSSGYDSSYHFQSHSRAENMNVPNPTHSAYPVQTPQHHSYQTSQGSDDDWDDDWDDSSTVADESGTIHDNDGTSSTAYTVTTTLPERRCSAQAKSSATVGKNLNRFSTFVKSGGEAFVLGEAAAFVKDGDNICVVMGQYGPEWQEDPYPFTCSIDDPTKQTKFKGMKSYMSYRLTPSHTQSQVNRRYKHFDWLYARLVERFPVISVPHLPEKQATGRFEQDFVSKRRKGLIWWMNHMTSHPVLARCDVFQHFLTCPSTDEKTWKTGKRKAEKDELTGANFFLTISTPAVPLDLQEVESKIDSFKAFTKKMDENCLVVNATINEFARKQITGFKKEYQKVGQSFKLLGQAFEMDQQAYSVGLNRAIAFTGEAYEAIGDYFAEQPRQDLDPISDLLDLYKGHLANYPDIIHVQKGALTKVKECQKQEGEGSTINERCNIISCATLAEIQHFHRTRVRDFKSQMQHHLQQQIGFFQKITGKLEEALQKYEEDII, encoded by the exons ATGGCATTTAGAGCGAGAGCCTTGTACGACTTTAGTTCCGAAAATCCAGGAGAGATATCGATTACTGAGAACGAAGTTGTTACTTTGTACAGCGAACAAGATATCGAAGGATGGCTAGAGGGAGCTAACAGCAGAGGGGAGACGGGTCTTTTTCCAGCCTCATATGTAGAGATTCTAAAAAATGAATCATCTGACATATCGTCCAACAACAATGTCATGTCGGCAGATCATGATCAACCCCACTCCCCATCAAGTGGATATGATTCATCATACCATTTCCAGTCCCACTCTCGTGCTGAGAACATGAACGTTcctaaccccacccactctgcttATCCTGTGCAAACTCCACAGCACCACAGTTACCAGACCAGTCAAGGTAGTGATGATGACTGGGATGATGACTGGGATGACAGCTCGACTGTGGCGGATGAATCTGGAACGATACATGACAATGATGGAACTAGTTCCACAGCATACACGGTCACTACCACGTTGCCTGAGAGACGCTGCAGTGCCCAAGCCAAAAGTTCAGCCACAGTGGGAAAAAACCTCAACAGGTTCTCAACCTTTGTGAAATCAGGCGGAGAGGCTTTTGTGTTGGGCGAGGCGGCTGCCTTCGTCAAGGACGGGGACAATATCTGTGTTGTCATGGGCCAATATGGGCCAGAGTGGCAAGAAGACCCATACCCATTCACCTGCTCCATCGATGACCCCACCAAACAGACTAAATTCAAAGGCATGAAGAGTTACATGTCATACAGACTGACTCCCTCCCATACCCAGAGCCAGGTGAATAGAAGGTACAAGCACTTTGATTGGCTCTATGCCCGCCTAGTCGAACGATTCCCTGTCATATCAGTCCCCCATCTGCCTGAGAAACAGGCCACGGGGCGCTTCGAACAGGACTTTGTCTCCAAACGCAGAAAAGGTTTAATATGGTGGATGAACCACATGACGAGCCATCCTGTCCTGGCCAGGTGTGATGTCTTCCAGCATTTCCTCACCTGCCCCAGCACAGACGAGAAGACGTGGAAGACAGGCAAGAGAAAGGCAGAGAAGGATGAGTTGACTGGAGCTAACTTCTTCCTGACCATCTCCACCCCGGCCGTTCCACTGGACCTACAGGAGGTAGAGAGCAAAATAGACAGTTTCAAAGCCTTCACCAAGAAGATGGATGAGAACTGTCTGGTAGTCAACGCTACCATCAACGAGTTTGCCAGGAAGCAGATCACCGGCTTTAAGAAAGAGTATCAGAAAGTGGGCCAGTCCTTCAAACTGCTTGGTCAAGCCTTTGAGATGGACCAACAGGCCTATTCTGTAGGGCTGAACCGTGCCATAGCATTCACAGGAGAGGCCTACGAGGCTATAGGAGACTACTTTGCTGAGCAGCCCAGACAGGATTTGGACCCCATATCGGACCTGCTGGACCTGTACAAGGGACACCTGGCCAACTACCCTGATATCATACATGTTCAGAAAG gTGCCCTGACCAAAGTGAAGGAGTGCCAGAAACAGGAAGGGGAGGGATCAACCATCAACGAGCGTTGTAACATCATTTCCTGCGCCACGCTGGCTGAGATCCAGCACTTCCACCGCACGCGCGTACGTGATTTCAAGAGCCAGATGCAACACCACCTCCAGCAGCAGATCGGCTTCTTCCAGAAGATCACTGGGAAGTTAGAGGAGGCACTGCAGAAGTACGAAGAAGATATAATATAA